The Rhopalosiphum maidis isolate BTI-1 chromosome 1, ASM367621v3, whole genome shotgun sequence genome has a segment encoding these proteins:
- the LOC113557838 gene encoding helicase sen1-like, giving the protein MENIEQSMPSCALKCLRNVEDVSQNVHKIKYGVNTIGRGLNNDIILKNLNVSRTHCHLRVEKKESKDIAYIKDLGTSNGTSVGNLNLIEFEEHQLNDLDMIVLASGDEGVVLQYIDQIDRTISFSNICNNKRKVLSEENIDDESTAVKIPKLVAAPDECNILKKPFSNPDTDLSNALNILPNVTNNLQHADLNQSTLVDAVLKPNINNDDQNLPAKDPKIIPSYNTEPSCSYYKDNIFSSVKIKIEPDTINNVFSQGTYRNEEDSVIVVYSSDEENEINKNGLELSSNIIDKQKEINIKHSYPSTSKIENNLNLPELFQCQRNDTPSDNKDDLIFIPPDPPCIPPNLNSNNINPAISDSDTENESDNTSKYPKIIDPFPMKVNKKGQTKLLVENKYIIKTRAKSEKKIHDKKKVEEEIVDQNKQFIQERQLRLKKLATNNSSNESPKIINENPSTNDLFIDNPSTIGQLKKKKRVSRLEQINNDNCIPSTSKSHLPKQEIQKKVEFNCQKITPTINVQNDQYSFSNCKNVGSSTIPIIKPINFVFYDTLSKICKWNAVWLYEEKFVNTSPPLVKNIYKMKEQFDTPSEYLSTMKSILFYEIWSKISESYHMVLSKNPNLEKYIFEKSSKKNLPLPTFDIQSVNKEFSSSVPALKSINQPLWILKCIGTNKNIETLTGSRNSLKGCLCIVIVQSEHFETNVVNKKPIKSKNIFFAYVNNAKKIGYHSNSQLYIELIVTKKTENIPNGTHIHLMEIFYLHSELRLFQALNNVTTSSLCKALITPQLHNYSIDSSKVNLKNYNINSLLLNNSQKEAIKMAITICNSVEPNVGLIIGPPGTGKTNVICNIILSLMSNKLTKTKTKPKLLICAPSNEAADVIVRRIIEIKKDLKHEAQFDVIRVSSGQKYDPNSPIFNVLLDTVIKQRMENPLNEADRQGQTNNSFIYTNKKDLENKILLNAEVVVTTLNSCFSKTMEETFKPSVINCHFTACIVDEAGQSIEPLIYVPLLLGIDKLILVGDDKQLQPLVKSKVAKDNGLGISLFKRLISWFEHKRSTRKSFPVTMLNTQYRMHYEICLFPSTYFYKGIVKTAPSVKIRKQLPFQPYMILEHESQQDDTGELNIGEAYMIVSLVEILLNSECQSLTVAVLTPYHKQREQINGLLKKKKISINVNTIDSFQGGECDVLLISTVRTNGVGFMDDICRLNVALTRAKQSLIICGNFMSLRGERVWSDLLEDARKRKLIKKVSKKVITNSRALLAMIRY; this is encoded by the exons atggaaaacATTGAACAGAGTATGCCTAGTTGCGCTCTTAAATGTCTTCGAAACGTTGAAGATGTTTctcaaaatgtacataaaatcaaatatggaGTG aatactATTGGAAGAGGATTAAACAATGATATCAtactcaaaaatttaaatgtatcaagAACTCATTGTCATTTACGggttgaaaaaaaagaatctAAAGATATTGCATATATCAAGGATTTAGGT acaTCAAATGGGACTTCTGTtggcaatttaaatttaattgagtttGAAGAACATCAGTTGAATGACTTAGATATGATTGTGTTAGCTAGTGGTGATGAAGGAGtcgttttacaatatattgatCAAATAGATCGTACTAttagtttttcaaatatatgt aataataaaagaaaagtaCTTAGTGAAGAAAATATAGATGATGAATCAACTGCtgtaaaaattccaaaattag ttgcAGCTCCAGATGAATGTAACATATTAAAGAAACCATTTTCAAATCCAGATACCGATCTATCAAATGCCTTGAACATTTTGCCTAatgttactaataatttacaacatgCAGATTTAAATCAGTCGACATTAGTTGATGCTGTTTTGAagcctaatataaataatgatgatcAAAATTTACCAGCTAAAGACCCCAAAATAATTCCTTCATATAATACAGAACCTTCTTGTTcttattataaagataatatatttagttcagtgaaaataaaaattgaacctgatacaataaataatgtatttagtcAAGGAACATATCGCAATGAAGAAGATAGTGTTATCGTAGTTTATTCGTCAGATgaagaaaatgaaataaataaaaatggtttagAATTATCAAGCAATATAATTGACaaacaaaaagaaattaacataaaacattCATATCCGTCTActtcaaaaatagaaaataatttgaaccTTCCAGAATTGTTTCAATGTCAAAGAAATGATACACCGAGTGATAATAAagatgatttaattttcataccaCCAGATCCGCCTTGCATACCACCTAActtgaattcaaataatataaatcctgCGATAAGTGATAGTGATACTGAAAATGAAAGTGATAACACTAGTAAATACCCTAAAATCATTGATCCTTTTCcaatgaaagttaataaaaagGGACAAACAAAGCTACTAGttgagaataaatatataataaaaactcgagctaaatcagaaaaaaaaattcatgatAAAAAGAAAGTAGAAGAAGAAATTGTTgatcaaaataaacaatttattcaagAAAGACAATTAAGACTTAAGAAATTGGCTACTAATAACTCATCTAATGAGtctccaaaaataataaatgaaaatccaTCAACTAATGACCTTTTTATTGATAACCCTTCAACAATtggtcaattaaaaaaaaaaaagagagtaTCTAGAttagaacaaataaataatgataattgcaTACCAAGTACATCAAAATCCCATTTACCTAAGCAAGAGAttcaaaaaaaagttgaattcaattgtcaaaaaataacACCAAccataaatgttcaaaatgatCAATATTCATTCtctaattgtaaaaatgtaggcTCTTCGACTATACCAATTATCAaaccaattaattttgttttttatgatacacttagtaaaatatgtaagtgGAATGCAGTGTGGTTATAT gagGAAAAATTTGTGAATACATCTCCACCGttggtaaaaaatatctataaaatgaaAGAACAATTTGATACTCCATCTGAGTATTTGTCTACAATGAAATCAATATTGTTCTATGAAATTTGGTCAAAAATAAGCGAATCATATCATATGGTACTTAGTAAAAATCCTAATTtggaaaagtatatttttgaaaaatcttcgaaaaa aaATTTACCTCTCCCTACATTTGACATTCAATCTGTCAATAAAGAATTTTCCTCATCAGTGCCAgcattaaaatctattaatcaGCCATtatggattttaaaatgtatag gaACGAATAAGAACATTGAAACTTTAACGGGATCAAGAAATTCACTAAAGGGATGCttatgtattgttatagtACAGTCAGAACACTTTGAAACAaatgttgtaaataaaaagccaataaaatctaaaaatattttttttgcttacgttaataatgcaaaaaaaattg ggTACCACTCAAATTCTCAATTGTACATAGAACTTATTGTGACAAAAAAGACTGAAAATATTCCAAATGGAACACATATTCACTTGATG gagatattttatttgcactCAGAACTGCGTTTATTTCAAGCTTTAAATAATGTGACGACATCTTCACTATGCAAAGCACTCATCACTCCACAGTTGCATAACTACAGTATTGATTCTTCAAaagtgaatttaaaaaattataacataaat agttTGTTATTGAACAACAGTCAAAAAGAAGCTATAAAAATGGCTATAACAATTTGCAATTCTGTAGAACCAAATGTAGGTTTGATAATTGGACCACCAGGCACAGGAAAAACTAATGTtatctgtaatattattttaagtttaatgtcTAACAAATTGACCAAAACTAAGACTAAACCTAAACTTCTTATATGTGCACCTTCTAATGAAGCTGCTGATGTGATAGTTAGACgaataatagaaattaaaaaagactTAAAAC ATGAAGCCCAATTTGATGTAATACGAGTGAGTAGTGGACAAAAATATGATCCAAATTCacctatttttaatgtactgCTGGATACTGTAATCAAACAAAGAATGGAGAATCCTTTGAATGAAGCTGAt CGACAAGGTCAAACAAATAATTCATTCATATACACCAATAAAAAAgatcttgaaaataaaatacttctaAATGCTGAAGTTGTTGTGACAACATTGAACTCCTGTTTTTCCAAGACAATGGAGGAAACTTTCAAGCCTTCCGttattaa tTGTCATTTTACTGCCTGTATAGTAGATGAAGCTGGACAATCTATAGAACCTCTAATTTATGTTCCGCTACTACTtggtattgataaattaattttggttgGGGATGATAAACAGCTTCAACCATTAGTAAAGAGTAAG gtGGCCAAAGATAATGGCCTAGGTATTTCTCTTTTCAAACGGCTTATATCATGGTTTGAACATAAACGCTCCACACGAAAAAGTTTTCCAGTTACTATGTTGAATACGCAATATCGAATGCATTatgaaatttgtttatttccaTCAACATACTTTTATAAAGGCATAGTTAAAACTGCACCATCTGTCAAAATAAGAAAGCAACTGCCATTTCAGCCATACATGATCCTAGAACATGAAAGTCAACAAGATGATACtgg TGAGTTAAATATTGGTGAAGCATATATGATTGTAAGTCTGGTAGAAATTTTACTCAACTCGGAATGTCAATCACTGACCGTTGCAGTCTTAACACCTTACCATAAACAAAGAGAGCAAATAAATGGGTTGTTAAAGAAAAA gaagATCTCAATAAATGTCAATACAATAGATTCATTTCAAGGTGGTGAAtgtgatgtattattaatttcaacagTTCGTACTAATGGAGTCGGATTTATGGATGATATTTGTCGTTTGAATGTTGCTTTAACGCGTGCTAagcaatcattaataatatgtggaAACTTCATGTCTTTGAGA GGAGAACGAGTATGGTCTGATTTATTAGAAGATGCAAGAAaacgtaaattaattaaaaaagtatcaaaaaaaGTCATTACTAATTCTAGGGCTTTGCTTGCTATGataagatattaa